One Anaeromyxobacter diazotrophicus genomic region harbors:
- a CDS encoding hybrid sensor histidine kinase/response regulator, which translates to MSEAIQILLVDDRPSNLLALEAALASPEYELVKAESGAEALRFLLKHDCALILMDVQMPGMDGYETARLVRQNERTRNIPIVFVTAFAEDEARVLAGYESGGVDYLRKPLQPEVLRSKVAAFVALHRARLEIQRQAELLRAHERREHAHTLAQLEVRALRRQQVAQRRYQTLVEGLSHAIAWTLDPLTLGCTFVSPSAGPLLGFPLERWTAEPASWLERLPPADRPRFAAAAAALSPGGAPATLEHRLFRADRSTAFFETTLRLLPGDEPSRVELHALSVDVTASVHARSEAAFLARASDELSRSLEVHELAQAGAAMAAGSLAEWACVEVEGFAAVVAHASPELQAPAERAAERLGRSERRGVAAPALLEGPLPLAPAGADAAELPEALRAASAFVLPLVARGQRLGTLSLFAAAGRFGAHDRGLAEEFARRLTQGIENALLHAKTAAAVRAREEFLSIASHELRTPLSALHLQVELLRKQSARPGAAVDPETQRRLGVVARQVDRLTALVNTLLDLARIRSERLSLELAPCDLAEVVRETAARFEAELGASRRALAVEVADGLVGRWDRTRLEQLVTNLVANAVKHGGSGAITVRAERSVAGAALTVADTGPGIPAAEQARLFAPFAQGHHPGRGGLGLGLYIARSIAEAHGGHIALESGAGRGTTFRVELPLTFAVAAPPELRPPAPRALAGPA; encoded by the coding sequence ATGAGCGAGGCGATCCAGATCCTGCTGGTCGACGACCGGCCTTCCAACCTGCTCGCGCTGGAGGCGGCGCTCGCCTCGCCCGAGTACGAGCTGGTGAAGGCGGAGTCGGGCGCCGAGGCCCTGCGCTTCCTCCTGAAGCACGACTGCGCGCTCATCCTGATGGACGTCCAGATGCCGGGGATGGACGGCTACGAGACGGCGCGGCTCGTCCGCCAGAACGAGCGGACGCGCAACATCCCCATCGTCTTCGTCACCGCCTTCGCCGAGGACGAGGCGCGCGTGCTCGCCGGGTACGAGAGCGGCGGCGTCGACTACCTCCGCAAGCCGCTCCAGCCGGAGGTGCTGCGGTCGAAGGTGGCGGCCTTCGTGGCGCTGCACCGGGCGCGGCTCGAGATCCAGCGGCAGGCGGAGCTCCTGCGCGCCCACGAGCGGCGCGAGCACGCCCACACCTTGGCCCAGCTGGAGGTGCGCGCGCTGCGCCGCCAGCAGGTGGCCCAGCGCCGGTACCAGACGCTCGTGGAGGGCCTCTCGCACGCCATCGCCTGGACGCTCGACCCCCTCACGCTCGGGTGCACCTTCGTGAGCCCCAGCGCGGGGCCGCTGCTCGGCTTCCCGCTCGAGCGCTGGACGGCCGAGCCGGCGTCCTGGCTGGAGCGCCTGCCGCCGGCGGACCGCCCGCGCTTCGCCGCCGCCGCCGCCGCGCTCTCCCCGGGCGGCGCGCCCGCCACCCTCGAGCACCGCCTCTTCCGGGCCGACCGGAGCACGGCCTTCTTCGAGACCACCCTGCGCCTGCTCCCCGGCGACGAGCCGAGCCGGGTCGAGCTCCACGCGCTCTCGGTCGACGTCACCGCGTCCGTCCACGCGCGCTCGGAGGCGGCCTTCCTGGCGCGCGCCTCGGACGAGCTCTCGCGCAGCCTCGAGGTGCACGAGCTCGCGCAGGCGGGCGCCGCCATGGCCGCCGGCTCGCTCGCCGAGTGGGCGTGCGTCGAGGTGGAGGGCTTCGCGGCGGTGGTGGCCCACGCCAGCCCGGAGCTGCAGGCGCCGGCCGAGCGCGCCGCGGAGCGCCTCGGCCGGTCCGAGCGGCGCGGCGTCGCGGCGCCGGCGCTGCTCGAGGGGCCGCTCCCGCTCGCCCCGGCCGGCGCGGACGCGGCCGAGCTCCCCGAGGCGCTGCGGGCCGCGAGCGCCTTCGTCCTCCCGCTGGTGGCGCGCGGCCAGCGCCTCGGGACCCTCTCCCTCTTCGCCGCCGCGGGTCGGTTCGGCGCGCACGACCGCGGCCTGGCGGAGGAGTTCGCCCGCAGGCTCACCCAGGGCATCGAGAACGCGCTGCTCCACGCCAAGACCGCGGCCGCGGTCCGCGCCCGGGAGGAGTTCCTCTCCATCGCCTCGCACGAGCTGCGCACGCCGCTCTCGGCGCTCCACCTGCAGGTCGAGCTGCTCCGGAAGCAGAGCGCGCGCCCGGGGGCCGCGGTGGACCCGGAGACGCAGCGCCGGCTGGGCGTGGTGGCGCGCCAGGTCGATCGCCTGACGGCCCTCGTGAACACGCTGCTCGACCTGGCCCGCATCCGGAGCGAGCGGCTCTCGCTGGAGCTGGCGCCCTGCGACCTGGCCGAGGTGGTGCGCGAGACGGCGGCGCGCTTCGAGGCGGAGCTCGGGGCGAGCCGGCGCGCGCTGGCGGTCGAGGTCGCGGACGGGCTGGTGGGCCGATGGGACCGGACGCGCCTGGAGCAGCTCGTCACCAACCTGGTCGCGAACGCGGTGAAGCACGGCGGGAGCGGCGCGATCACCGTCCGGGCGGAGCGCTCGGTCGCGGGCGCCGCGCTCACCGTCGCCGACACCGGCCCGGGCATCCCCGCAGCGGAGCAGGCCCGGCTCTTCGCGCCGTTCGCGCAGGGGCACCACCCCGGCCGCGGCGGGCTCGGCCTCGGCCTCTACATCGCCCGGAGCATCGCGGAGGCCCACGGCGGGCACATCGCCCTCGAGAGCGGCGCCGGGCGCGGGACCACCTTCCGCGTCGAGCTCCCGCTCACGTTCGCGGTCGCCGCGCCCCCGGAGCTCCGCCCGCCCGCGCCGCGCGCGCTGGCCGGCCCGGCGTAG
- a CDS encoding glycine--tRNA ligase subunit alpha has product MTFQELILKLQQYWSSRGCILAQGYDLEVGAGTMNPATFLRVLGPEPWKVAYVEPSRRPADGRFGENPNRLFQHHQFQVILKPHPPDVQDLYLGSLKAIGIDPLEHDIRFVEDDWESPTLGAWGLGWEVWCDGMEITQYTYFQQAGGFEVRPVACELTYGLERIAMYLQNVENVYDVEFVKGVKYREVFHRNEYEQSEYSFRASDPKMLFELFATYERECKRLLELKLPLPAYDYCLKCSHAFNLLDARGAISVTERAAYIGRVRALARGCAEGYLAMREQLGFPLLAAAQANGKKTKKRAA; this is encoded by the coding sequence GTGACGTTCCAGGAGCTCATCCTCAAGCTGCAGCAGTACTGGTCGAGCCGGGGCTGCATCCTGGCCCAGGGCTACGACCTCGAGGTCGGCGCGGGCACCATGAACCCCGCCACCTTCCTGCGCGTGCTCGGCCCCGAGCCGTGGAAGGTCGCCTACGTGGAGCCGTCGCGCCGCCCCGCCGACGGGCGCTTCGGCGAGAACCCGAACCGCCTGTTCCAGCACCACCAGTTCCAGGTCATCCTGAAGCCGCACCCGCCCGACGTGCAGGACCTCTACCTCGGGTCGCTGAAGGCGATCGGGATCGATCCCCTCGAGCACGACATCCGGTTCGTGGAGGACGACTGGGAGAGCCCGACGCTCGGCGCCTGGGGCCTCGGCTGGGAGGTGTGGTGCGACGGGATGGAGATCACCCAGTACACCTACTTCCAGCAGGCGGGCGGCTTCGAGGTGCGGCCGGTGGCGTGCGAGCTCACCTACGGCCTCGAGCGCATCGCCATGTACCTGCAGAACGTCGAGAACGTCTACGACGTGGAGTTCGTGAAGGGCGTGAAGTACCGCGAGGTCTTCCACCGCAACGAGTACGAGCAGAGCGAGTACAGCTTCCGCGCCTCCGACCCGAAGATGCTGTTCGAGCTCTTCGCGACCTACGAGCGCGAGTGCAAGCGGCTGCTGGAGCTGAAGCTCCCGCTGCCCGCGTACGACTACTGCCTCAAGTGCTCCCACGCGTTCAACCTGCTCGACGCGCGCGGCGCCATCAGCGTCACCGAGCGCGCCGCCTACATCGGGCGGGTGCGGGCGCTCGCCCGCGGCTGCGCCGAGGGCTACCTCGCCATGCGCGAGCAGCTCGGGTTCCCGCTCCTCGCCGCGGCGCAGGCGAACGGCAAGAAGACCAAGAAGAGGGCCGCGTAA
- a CDS encoding DivIVA domain-containing protein codes for MKITPLDITQKAFRRRMRGFDREEVQGFLSLVATQVEELARENQMLREDVQHMDEEISELRSRERALQETMITAQKACEEIREAARKEAEITLAEAELQAEKIVQGAHQRYTRIVDDINEMKRQRVQFEAEVRAMVGGHLKLLETFAHDGREAGVEYLPAKKKSENA; via the coding sequence ATGAAGATCACGCCCCTCGACATCACGCAGAAGGCCTTCCGCCGCCGCATGCGCGGCTTCGACCGCGAGGAGGTGCAGGGCTTCCTCTCGCTCGTCGCCACCCAGGTGGAGGAGCTGGCGCGCGAGAACCAGATGCTGCGCGAGGACGTGCAGCACATGGACGAGGAGATCTCCGAGCTGCGCAGCCGGGAGCGCGCGCTGCAGGAGACCATGATCACCGCGCAGAAGGCGTGCGAGGAGATCCGCGAGGCGGCGCGCAAGGAGGCGGAGATCACGCTCGCCGAGGCGGAGCTGCAGGCGGAGAAGATCGTCCAGGGCGCGCACCAGCGCTACACCCGCATCGTCGACGACATCAACGAGATGAAGCGGCAGCGCGTGCAGTTCGAGGCGGAGGTGCGCGCCATGGTCGGCGGCCACCTCAAGCTCCTCGAGACGTTCGCCCACGACGGCCGCGAGGCGGGGGTGGAGTACCTGCCCGCGAAGAAGAAGTCCGAGAACGCGTAA
- a CDS encoding FHA domain-containing protein — protein MPPISPALSAPPGDGRRAVVERVLRTADELERRARALQTGAAARLALVTAAGVVSAGGRQRLVLGRGPRCDVVLTGRHISRQHAALVHRLDGWWVEDLGSRNGTWCGGERVARRRVGHGDVLRLADVAVRCRLS, from the coding sequence GTGCCTCCCATCTCTCCGGCCCTCTCCGCGCCCCCGGGCGACGGGCGCCGCGCGGTCGTCGAGCGCGTGCTCCGCACCGCGGACGAGCTGGAGCGGCGCGCCCGCGCCCTGCAGACGGGCGCCGCGGCGCGCCTCGCGCTCGTCACGGCGGCGGGCGTGGTGTCGGCGGGCGGGCGGCAGCGGCTCGTGCTCGGCCGCGGGCCGCGGTGCGACGTCGTGCTCACCGGCCGTCACATCTCGCGCCAGCACGCCGCGCTGGTGCACCGCCTCGACGGCTGGTGGGTCGAGGATCTCGGCTCTCGCAACGGCACCTGGTGCGGCGGCGAGCGGGTGGCGCGGCGCCGGGTGGGCCACGGCGACGTCCTGCGGCTCGCCGACGTGGCCGTGCGCTGCCGGCTGAGCTGA
- the polA gene encoding DNA polymerase I, with product MPTLTLIDGSGFVFRAYHALPHLSTTKGVPTNAVYGFTTMLLKALREHAPTHVALVFDAGRKSFRNELDPTYKANRPEAPDDLARQFPLVREVARALNVPVLEEAGFEADDVIATLACRAREQGFEVVVVTGDKDFAQLVDDKLSLYDPMAEASGRGGWTGPAEVEKKLGIPPAQAVEYQAILGDKIDNVPGLPGVGEVTAAALVRKFGSVEEMLRRPEEIPAAVARGGEKLKEKIVAGAERLRLNRRLVALRSDMALPYRPADFARQPFDAEKTRALFGELEFSRLLKDLPAPPPTARREETELVLTRAALDAAVAAVRAAGEVGLRAALGDGHPRKEPPFGVAFAGGGRAFYLPLGHRYLGAPAQLSLAEAREGLRPLVEDAEVAKHGHDLKAEAHALRQLGLELRGPGVDTEIASRLLLPTRREHALVDVARERLSCELPPMEEGGGGKRGARTPPWELPAEQVGTAAGACAAVLPDLAAALRRGLEDEGLTRLYEEVERPLVPVLARMERLGIQVDTSAMDAMSAEFGSAIQELEKRIHGAAGRAFNVASTRELAQVLFEELKLPVLKRLKTGPSTDQEVLEKLAEQHPLPALVLEHRSLSKLKGTYVDALPQLVEADGRIHTTFHQGGAATGRLSSSDPNLQNIPIRTELSKRIRATFVAPPGQLLLSADYSQVELRILAHFAKDPALLAAFQRREDVHAATAAETFGVAREAVTSDQRRIAKVLNFGIAYGLSAFGLSQRLDLPPAEAQGIIDRYFARYAAVKAWLEATVAEARRTGEVRTLFGRKRALPELLSRNPALRQGAERMAVNTPIQGTAADLIKIAMIRVDRELAARGLDARLLLQVHDELVLEVAERDAEAAAELVRTQMGAAAELAVPLEVEVGTGRSWAEAH from the coding sequence ATGCCCACGCTCACGCTCATCGACGGCTCGGGGTTCGTCTTCCGCGCCTACCACGCGCTGCCGCACCTCTCCACCACCAAGGGCGTGCCGACGAACGCCGTCTACGGCTTCACGACCATGCTCCTCAAGGCGCTGCGGGAGCACGCGCCGACGCACGTGGCGCTCGTCTTCGACGCCGGCCGCAAGAGCTTCCGGAACGAGCTCGACCCGACCTACAAGGCGAACCGCCCGGAGGCGCCCGACGACCTGGCGCGCCAGTTCCCGCTGGTGCGCGAGGTGGCGCGGGCGCTCAACGTCCCCGTGCTGGAGGAGGCCGGGTTCGAGGCCGACGACGTCATCGCCACGCTGGCCTGCCGCGCGCGGGAGCAGGGGTTCGAGGTGGTGGTCGTCACCGGGGACAAGGACTTCGCCCAGCTGGTCGACGACAAGCTCTCCCTCTACGACCCCATGGCGGAGGCGAGCGGCCGGGGCGGCTGGACCGGCCCGGCCGAGGTCGAGAAGAAGCTCGGCATCCCGCCCGCGCAGGCGGTCGAGTACCAGGCCATCCTGGGGGACAAGATCGACAACGTCCCCGGGCTGCCGGGGGTGGGGGAGGTCACCGCCGCCGCGCTGGTGCGCAAGTTCGGCTCGGTGGAGGAGATGCTGCGCCGCCCCGAGGAGATCCCGGCGGCGGTGGCGCGCGGCGGCGAGAAGCTCAAGGAGAAGATCGTCGCCGGCGCGGAGCGCCTGCGCCTGAACCGTCGGCTGGTCGCGCTGCGCAGCGACATGGCGCTGCCCTACCGGCCGGCGGACTTCGCGCGGCAGCCCTTCGACGCGGAGAAGACGCGGGCCCTCTTCGGCGAGCTCGAGTTCTCGCGGCTGCTCAAGGACCTGCCGGCGCCCCCGCCCACCGCCCGGCGGGAGGAGACCGAGCTCGTCCTCACCCGCGCCGCGCTCGACGCCGCGGTGGCGGCGGTGCGCGCGGCGGGCGAGGTGGGCCTGCGCGCGGCGCTGGGCGACGGCCACCCGCGCAAGGAGCCGCCGTTCGGCGTGGCGTTCGCGGGCGGCGGGCGCGCCTTCTACCTGCCCCTCGGCCACCGCTACCTGGGCGCGCCGGCGCAGCTCTCCCTGGCCGAGGCGCGCGAGGGGCTCCGGCCGCTGGTGGAGGACGCGGAGGTGGCGAAGCACGGCCACGATCTCAAGGCCGAGGCGCACGCGCTCCGGCAGCTCGGGCTCGAGCTGCGCGGCCCGGGGGTGGACACCGAGATCGCGAGCCGGCTCCTGCTCCCCACCCGGCGCGAGCACGCGCTGGTGGACGTGGCGCGGGAGCGGCTCTCCTGCGAGCTGCCGCCGATGGAGGAGGGCGGGGGCGGGAAGCGCGGCGCGCGCACGCCGCCCTGGGAGCTGCCGGCGGAGCAGGTGGGGACCGCCGCGGGGGCCTGCGCGGCGGTGCTCCCGGACCTCGCCGCCGCGCTCCGGCGCGGGCTGGAGGACGAGGGGCTCACCCGGCTCTACGAGGAGGTGGAGCGGCCGCTCGTCCCGGTGCTGGCGCGGATGGAGCGGCTCGGCATCCAGGTGGACACCTCCGCCATGGACGCGATGAGCGCCGAGTTCGGGAGCGCCATCCAGGAGCTGGAGAAGCGCATCCACGGCGCGGCCGGGCGCGCGTTCAACGTCGCCTCCACCCGCGAGCTGGCGCAGGTGCTCTTCGAGGAGCTGAAGCTGCCGGTGCTGAAGCGGCTCAAGACCGGCCCCTCGACCGACCAGGAGGTGCTGGAGAAGCTGGCCGAGCAGCACCCCCTGCCGGCGCTGGTGCTGGAGCACCGCTCGCTCTCGAAGCTCAAGGGCACCTACGTCGACGCCCTGCCGCAGCTCGTCGAGGCGGACGGCCGCATCCACACCACCTTCCACCAGGGCGGCGCCGCCACCGGCCGGCTCAGCTCCTCCGACCCGAACCTCCAGAACATCCCCATCCGCACCGAGCTGTCGAAGCGGATCCGCGCCACCTTCGTGGCGCCGCCGGGCCAGCTGCTGCTCTCGGCCGACTACTCGCAGGTGGAGCTCCGGATCCTGGCTCACTTCGCGAAGGACCCGGCCCTGCTCGCCGCCTTCCAGCGGCGGGAGGACGTGCACGCCGCCACCGCCGCCGAGACCTTCGGGGTGGCCCGCGAGGCGGTGACGAGCGACCAGCGGCGCATCGCCAAGGTGCTCAACTTCGGCATCGCCTACGGGCTCTCCGCCTTCGGCCTGTCGCAGCGGCTCGACCTGCCGCCGGCGGAGGCGCAGGGCATCATCGACCGGTACTTCGCGCGCTACGCGGCGGTGAAGGCCTGGCTCGAGGCGACGGTGGCGGAGGCGCGCCGGACGGGCGAGGTGCGCACGCTCTTCGGGCGCAAGCGGGCCCTGCCGGAGCTGCTCTCCCGCAACCCCGCGCTGCGGCAGGGGGCGGAGCGGATGGCGGTCAACACGCCCATCCAGGGCACCGCCGCCGACCTCATCAAGATCGCGATGATCAGGGTCGACCGCGAGCTCGCTGCGCGCGGGCTCGACGCGCGGCTGCTCCTGCAGGTGCACGACGAGCTGGTGCTGGAGGTGGCGGAGCGGGACGCCGAGGCGGCCGCCGAGCTGGTGCGGACGCAGATGGGCGCGGCGGCGGAGCTGGCGGTGCCGCTCGAGGTGGAGGTGGGGACGGGGCGGAGCTGGGCCGAGGCGCACTAG
- the glyS gene encoding glycine--tRNA ligase subunit beta encodes MAHLLFEIGSEEIPAGFVPPALRQLTEDLTKALDEARLAHGEVKAVGTPRRLCVWARDVAAKQPDAKTEALGPSVQAAFDAEGKPTAAALGFAKSQGVEVEALARVQTPKGERLAAHKVEKGQRAEKVLPALLEKLVAGLRFKKAMRWGDTSVTFARPMRWMTALYGGKVVKVRYGDIVSGAVSYGHRFKAPRAVKLTGAPEDYLAKLRKAFVLADPAERRVEIQKQLAAAAKKGGGAVRPDEALLEQVTYLVEHPTAVLGEFEASNLELPAEVVISEQRNHQRYFAVLDGERRLTNRFIAVSGTPVKDPKVARNGYQRVLRARLADARFFFEEDRKRRLEDRVQDLGRRTYQAKLGTELERVERIERIAGQLAAALGLSAQQPAVARVARLCKADLGTGMVGEFPELQGVMGGHYARLDGEPAEVADGIEDHYKPIGAAEDMPRGDAGALVGLADRLHQLVGILGVGEKATGAADPFGLRRAAIGIVRIVQARGYHLSLGAAVDAALDALAGKVGQDRAAVKAQVLDFLRGRLKAQWSDEFEVDLVEAVLAAGFDDLVDARQRLAALADVKRRPDFVPLAVAFKRVANIQEKAKGEGGGAVDPAQLRDEAERRLLAEVERVEAAVAVHREAARRDYAAVLRTVAELKPAVDRFFDEVLVMAEEPALRANRLALVKRVAALFADVADFRKIQAELPPGAAPARAAG; translated from the coding sequence ATGGCACACCTGCTCTTCGAGATCGGCAGCGAGGAGATCCCGGCCGGCTTCGTCCCGCCGGCGCTGCGGCAGCTCACCGAGGACCTCACGAAGGCGCTCGACGAGGCGCGCCTCGCCCACGGCGAGGTGAAGGCGGTCGGCACGCCCCGCCGGCTCTGCGTCTGGGCCCGCGACGTGGCGGCGAAGCAGCCGGACGCGAAGACCGAGGCGCTCGGCCCGTCGGTGCAGGCGGCCTTCGACGCCGAGGGCAAGCCCACCGCCGCCGCGCTCGGCTTCGCGAAGAGCCAGGGGGTCGAGGTGGAGGCGCTCGCGCGCGTGCAGACGCCGAAGGGCGAGCGGCTGGCGGCGCACAAGGTGGAGAAGGGCCAGCGGGCGGAGAAGGTGCTGCCGGCGCTGCTGGAGAAGCTGGTGGCGGGCCTCCGCTTCAAGAAGGCGATGCGCTGGGGCGACACCAGCGTCACCTTCGCCCGCCCCATGCGCTGGATGACGGCGCTCTACGGCGGCAAGGTGGTGAAGGTCCGCTACGGCGACATCGTCTCGGGCGCGGTCAGCTACGGGCACCGCTTCAAGGCGCCCAGGGCGGTGAAGCTCACCGGCGCGCCCGAGGACTACCTCGCGAAGCTGCGCAAGGCGTTCGTCCTCGCCGATCCGGCCGAGCGGCGCGTCGAGATCCAGAAGCAGCTCGCCGCCGCGGCCAAGAAGGGCGGCGGCGCGGTCCGGCCCGACGAGGCGCTCCTCGAGCAGGTGACGTACCTCGTCGAGCACCCCACCGCGGTGCTGGGCGAGTTCGAGGCCTCGAACCTGGAGCTGCCGGCGGAGGTGGTCATCTCCGAGCAGCGCAACCACCAGCGCTACTTCGCCGTGCTCGACGGCGAGCGCAGGCTCACGAACCGCTTCATCGCGGTCTCCGGCACGCCGGTGAAGGACCCCAAGGTCGCGCGCAACGGCTACCAGCGCGTGCTGCGGGCGCGCCTCGCCGACGCGCGCTTCTTCTTCGAGGAGGACCGCAAGCGGCGCCTCGAGGACCGCGTGCAGGACCTCGGGCGGCGCACCTACCAGGCGAAGCTCGGCACGGAGCTCGAGCGGGTGGAGCGGATCGAGCGCATCGCCGGGCAGCTCGCCGCCGCGCTGGGCCTCTCCGCGCAGCAGCCGGCGGTGGCGCGCGTGGCGCGGCTCTGCAAGGCGGACCTCGGCACCGGGATGGTGGGCGAGTTCCCGGAGCTGCAGGGCGTCATGGGCGGCCACTACGCGCGCCTCGACGGCGAGCCGGCCGAGGTCGCCGACGGCATCGAGGACCACTACAAGCCCATCGGCGCCGCCGAGGACATGCCGCGCGGCGACGCCGGCGCGCTGGTCGGCCTCGCCGACCGGCTCCACCAGCTGGTCGGGATCCTGGGCGTGGGCGAGAAGGCCACCGGCGCCGCCGACCCGTTCGGCCTGCGCCGCGCCGCCATCGGCATCGTCCGCATCGTCCAGGCGCGGGGCTACCACCTCTCGCTGGGCGCCGCGGTGGACGCGGCGCTGGACGCGCTCGCGGGCAAGGTGGGCCAGGACCGCGCCGCGGTGAAGGCGCAGGTGCTCGACTTCCTGCGCGGGCGCCTCAAGGCGCAGTGGAGCGACGAGTTCGAGGTGGACCTGGTGGAGGCGGTGCTCGCCGCCGGGTTCGACGACCTCGTCGACGCGCGCCAGCGGCTCGCCGCGCTGGCCGACGTGAAGCGGCGCCCCGACTTCGTCCCGCTGGCGGTCGCCTTCAAGCGCGTCGCCAACATCCAGGAGAAGGCGAAGGGGGAGGGCGGCGGCGCGGTCGATCCGGCCCAGCTCCGCGACGAGGCCGAGCGGCGGCTGCTCGCCGAGGTGGAGCGGGTCGAGGCGGCGGTGGCGGTGCACCGCGAGGCCGCCCGGCGCGACTACGCCGCGGTGCTGCGCACCGTCGCCGAGCTGAAGCCGGCGGTGGATCGCTTCTTCGACGAGGTGCTCGTCATGGCCGAGGAGCCGGCGCTGCGCGCCAACCGCCTCGCGCTCGTGAAGCGCGTCGCCGCGCTCTTCGCCGACGTGGCCGACTTCAGGAAGATCCAGGCCGAGCTGCCGCCGGGCGCGGCTCCGGCGCGCGCGGCGGGGTAG